One genomic region from Blastococcus sp. Marseille-P5729 encodes:
- a CDS encoding crotonase/enoyl-CoA hydratase family protein: MSDQPAGEVTMEIDGHIAVITVRNEAKKNSYNPEMVEQLVDHLTRVDDDPEIWAAVFCSAGEHTTAGLDMPKFFGPKATAKPRDPNKVDPFGLGRRCMKPVVAAVQGITFTVGIEFMLACDIVVAADTAVFQQLESKRGIAPLGGAHFRYLTRTGWGNAMYHLFLCDKFDAQRALQLGFVQEVVPAGQQIDRAIELAKEICKNAPLGIQATKEAALTYIEHGERAAVDAIGQIRDKVMSSEDMKEGIQSFVERREANFQGR; encoded by the coding sequence ATGAGCGATCAGCCAGCAGGCGAGGTCACGATGGAGATCGACGGCCACATCGCCGTCATCACCGTGCGCAATGAGGCCAAGAAGAATTCCTACAACCCCGAGATGGTCGAGCAGCTGGTCGATCACCTCACCCGCGTGGACGACGACCCGGAGATCTGGGCAGCCGTCTTCTGCTCCGCCGGCGAGCACACGACCGCCGGTCTCGACATGCCGAAGTTCTTCGGCCCCAAGGCCACCGCGAAGCCGCGCGACCCGAACAAGGTCGATCCCTTCGGCCTCGGACGACGCTGCATGAAGCCGGTCGTCGCCGCCGTCCAGGGCATCACCTTCACCGTCGGCATCGAGTTCATGCTGGCCTGCGACATCGTCGTCGCTGCCGACACCGCGGTCTTCCAGCAGCTGGAGTCCAAGCGAGGCATCGCTCCGCTGGGTGGCGCGCACTTCCGGTACCTGACCCGCACCGGCTGGGGCAACGCGATGTACCACCTGTTCCTGTGCGACAAGTTCGACGCGCAGCGGGCGCTGCAGCTCGGCTTCGTGCAGGAGGTCGTGCCGGCGGGACAGCAGATCGACCGCGCGATCGAGCTGGCCAAGGAGATCTGCAAGAACGCGCCGCTGGGCATCCAGGCCACCAAGGAGGCCGCGCTCACCTACATCGAGCACGGCGAGCGGGCAGCAGTCGATGCGATCGGGCAGATCCGTGACAAGGTGATGAGCAGCGAGGACATGAAGGAAGGCATCCAGTCCTTCGTCGAGCGCCGCGAGGCCAACTTCCAGGGCCGCTGA
- a CDS encoding SDR family oxidoreductase yields MSTVPELFDLTGRTAFVTGGSRGLGLQIATALGEQGARVFLTSRKEADLKEAVDFLAGRGIDAGHIAADFADDAQIVRASEAALEALGNVDILVNNAGATWGANAEDHPAEAWDKVMNLNTRAIFRTCQEIGRRSMIPASYGRIINVASIAGLRGNKLDATKTIAYNTSKAAVINFTRALGAEWGRHSITVNAIAPGFFPSKMTAGTIAARGEQAMAAGTPLGRIGSGDDLKGAAVLFASAAGAHLTGQTLAIDGGSSII; encoded by the coding sequence GTGAGCACCGTTCCTGAGCTGTTCGACCTCACCGGCCGCACGGCCTTCGTCACCGGCGGCTCCCGCGGGCTCGGGCTGCAGATCGCCACCGCCCTCGGCGAGCAGGGCGCGCGCGTCTTCCTCACCTCTCGCAAGGAGGCCGACCTCAAGGAGGCGGTCGACTTCCTCGCCGGGCGCGGCATCGACGCCGGGCACATCGCCGCCGACTTCGCCGACGATGCGCAGATCGTGCGCGCCTCCGAGGCCGCGCTCGAGGCGCTCGGCAACGTCGACATCCTCGTCAACAACGCGGGCGCGACCTGGGGCGCGAACGCCGAGGATCACCCCGCCGAGGCCTGGGACAAGGTCATGAACCTCAACACCCGGGCGATCTTCCGGACCTGCCAGGAGATCGGACGGCGCTCGATGATCCCGGCGTCGTACGGCAGGATCATCAACGTGGCCTCCATCGCCGGTCTCCGTGGCAACAAGCTCGACGCCACCAAGACGATCGCCTACAACACGAGCAAGGCGGCGGTCATCAACTTCACCCGCGCGCTCGGCGCCGAGTGGGGCCGGCACAGCATCACCGTCAACGCCATCGCGCCGGGCTTCTTCCCGTCGAAGATGACGGCCGGAACCATCGCCGCGCGCGGCGAGCAGGCGATGGCGGCAGGGACGCCGCTCGGGCGCATCGGCTCGGGCGACGACCTCAAGGGCGCGGCCGTGCTGTTCGCCTCGGCCGCCGGGGCACATCTCACCGGCCAGACGCTGGCCATCGACGGCGGCTCCAGCATCATCTAG
- a CDS encoding AMP-binding protein, whose protein sequence is MTARAPYWIEADLSSAVAIGEFECVPLGDRGLPADTTTMLRDAAATDPSGPAIVYLPEVDGDPTVLSKAELLERVVALGGYLHANGVGVDDRVALLMPTVPEAYFATWGVQAAAIALPVNWMLEPFAVAELLRAAGVSVVIAHAGPEEPQIAATTVAAIREVPGVRLVLTVGGTLDDLPEGVEQVAFEEALAAGHDRLPPSDPARIAALLMTGGTTGLPKLARHTHAGWVFSAWSSALMVGFGPGDVRLCATPTFHVLGILNGPFASIAAGGSIVLPSAHGWRGRGVIEGVFRLVERHRITHLPLLPTIIGQVAAGARPDADLAVLRVVSSGSAPLSVAVAKRFEDLVGAPVVEGYGLTETYGVTTMNPYDGIVKHGSVGIRFPYQQVRVLRDRTDPASPAVPGETGEIVFRGPGVFDGYDGRASDTLPGDWIATGDLGSLDDDGYLWITGRSKDLIIRGGHNIDPAPIEEAFHTHPQVIAAAVVGQPDPYAGELPVAFVQLAEPVGVDELLAHVAARTPERAAIPKAIYVVDEIPRSSVGKMRKDQLRARAAEIATESASHRSPKENS, encoded by the coding sequence ATGACCGCCCGCGCCCCGTACTGGATCGAGGCGGACCTAAGCTCCGCGGTGGCCATCGGCGAGTTCGAGTGCGTCCCGTTGGGCGACCGCGGCCTGCCGGCGGACACCACGACGATGCTTCGCGATGCCGCGGCCACCGATCCGAGCGGGCCCGCGATCGTCTACCTACCGGAGGTCGACGGCGATCCCACAGTGTTGAGCAAGGCCGAGCTGCTCGAACGGGTGGTCGCGCTCGGTGGCTACCTGCACGCCAATGGAGTGGGCGTCGACGACCGGGTCGCGCTCCTGATGCCGACCGTCCCGGAGGCCTATTTCGCCACCTGGGGCGTGCAGGCGGCCGCGATCGCGCTCCCGGTCAACTGGATGCTCGAGCCGTTCGCCGTCGCCGAGTTGCTGCGCGCCGCAGGCGTCAGCGTCGTCATCGCCCATGCCGGCCCCGAGGAGCCGCAGATCGCCGCGACGACGGTCGCGGCGATCCGGGAGGTGCCCGGCGTCCGCCTGGTGCTCACAGTCGGCGGCACCCTCGACGACCTGCCGGAGGGCGTCGAGCAGGTCGCGTTCGAGGAGGCGCTCGCGGCCGGGCACGACCGGCTGCCGCCGAGCGACCCCGCCCGCATCGCCGCGCTGCTCATGACCGGTGGCACCACCGGCCTGCCCAAGCTTGCCAGGCACACGCACGCCGGCTGGGTCTTCAGCGCGTGGAGCAGCGCGCTGATGGTCGGCTTTGGGCCCGGTGACGTCCGGCTGTGCGCCACGCCGACCTTCCATGTCCTCGGCATCCTCAACGGCCCGTTCGCGAGCATCGCCGCCGGTGGCAGCATCGTGCTGCCCTCGGCCCACGGCTGGCGGGGCCGCGGCGTGATCGAGGGTGTGTTCCGGCTCGTCGAACGGCACCGCATCACCCACCTGCCGCTGCTGCCGACGATCATCGGGCAGGTCGCAGCCGGTGCCCGCCCGGACGCCGATCTCGCCGTCCTGCGCGTGGTGTCGTCGGGCTCGGCGCCGCTGTCGGTAGCCGTGGCGAAGCGCTTCGAGGACCTGGTCGGCGCTCCCGTCGTCGAGGGCTACGGGCTGACCGAGACCTACGGCGTGACGACGATGAATCCCTACGACGGCATCGTCAAGCACGGCTCGGTCGGCATCCGCTTCCCGTACCAGCAGGTTCGCGTGCTGCGCGACCGGACCGACCCAGCCTCGCCCGCGGTTCCGGGTGAGACCGGCGAGATCGTCTTCCGGGGACCGGGTGTCTTCGACGGCTACGACGGCCGCGCGAGCGACACGCTGCCCGGGGACTGGATCGCGACAGGCGACCTCGGATCCCTCGACGACGACGGCTACCTGTGGATCACCGGCCGCAGCAAGGACCTCATCATCCGCGGAGGGCACAACATCGACCCCGCGCCGATCGAGGAGGCCTTCCACACGCACCCGCAGGTCATCGCCGCCGCGGTCGTCGGGCAGCCGGACCCCTACGCCGGCGAGCTCCCGGTCGCGTTCGTGCAGCTGGCCGAGCCGGTCGGTGTCGACGAGCTGCTCGCCCACGTGGCGGCACGCACGCCCGAGCGGGCCGCGATCCCCAAGGCCATCTACGTCGTCGACGAGATCCCGCGCTCAAGCGTCGGGAAGATGCGCAAGGACCAGCTGCGCGCCCGCGCAGCCGAGATAGCGACCGAATCGGCGTCCCACCGTAGCCCCAAGGAGAACTCGTGA
- a CDS encoding acyl-CoA dehydrogenase, with protein sequence MAYRAPLEDITFAAHDVLDITGDLSRAGVVIDAETIDEVISGLAGFCTGVAAPLNAIGDREGCSVVDGAVRTPSGFVDAARSYVADGWPALTAAEEHGGAGLPHVVGTIAGEILAATNPAWSLYFGLTGGAYRLLKARGNADQQARFLPQLAAGRWTGTMCLTEPHCGTDLGLLTTKATRQDDGTYRIDGTKMFISGGDNDFAENVVHLVLARIEGAPAGTAGISLFIVPRNRIADDGTVVENNGVQVDSIEHKMGMRGNATCVLRFEDAIGEIVGEENRGLAAMFVMMNGARLGSASQALGIIENAQQQATAYARDRVQSRAPGTLHDPNRAADPIIDQPDVRRMLLTQKTWAAGFRMLLIWLASRIDVEAHSQDADEAKRAGDLLALLTPVAKAFVTDRAVESSTLAMQTFGGAGYIVESGIEQTYRDGRILAIYEGTNGVQAFDLLARKTLSDDGARLRTFTGMVRELDSEPHGARLAALADRIEAVVPVIAEDRTDDPARVGASAFDFLVSVGHLAVGYFLARAAAVADAAGEEASAVARKHRALAAYFFDRLLPDAEAALARSECGTGSLMDPAALGA encoded by the coding sequence ATGGCCTACCGGGCACCCCTCGAGGACATCACATTCGCTGCGCACGACGTGCTCGACATCACCGGTGACCTGTCGCGCGCAGGGGTCGTGATCGACGCCGAGACGATCGACGAGGTCATCAGCGGGCTCGCCGGCTTCTGCACCGGCGTTGCCGCACCGCTGAACGCGATCGGCGACCGCGAGGGCTGCAGCGTCGTGGACGGCGCCGTCCGGACGCCGTCCGGCTTCGTCGACGCGGCCCGCTCCTATGTCGCCGACGGCTGGCCGGCGCTGACCGCCGCGGAGGAGCACGGCGGGGCGGGTCTGCCGCACGTCGTGGGCACGATCGCCGGTGAGATCCTCGCTGCGACCAATCCCGCGTGGTCGCTGTACTTCGGGCTGACCGGCGGCGCGTACCGGCTGCTCAAGGCCCGCGGCAATGCCGACCAGCAGGCCCGCTTCCTCCCGCAGCTCGCCGCCGGGCGGTGGACCGGGACGATGTGCCTCACCGAGCCGCATTGCGGCACCGACCTCGGCCTGCTCACCACGAAGGCCACGCGACAGGACGACGGCACCTACCGCATCGACGGCACCAAGATGTTCATCTCCGGTGGCGACAACGACTTCGCCGAGAATGTCGTGCACCTCGTGCTCGCTCGCATCGAGGGCGCACCGGCTGGTACCGCCGGCATCAGCCTGTTCATCGTGCCGCGCAACCGGATCGCCGACGACGGGACCGTCGTGGAGAACAACGGCGTCCAGGTCGACTCGATCGAGCACAAGATGGGCATGCGCGGCAACGCGACCTGCGTGCTGCGCTTCGAGGACGCGATCGGCGAGATCGTCGGCGAGGAGAACCGCGGCCTGGCCGCCATGTTCGTGATGATGAACGGCGCCCGCCTGGGCAGCGCCTCGCAGGCGCTCGGCATCATCGAGAACGCTCAGCAGCAGGCCACGGCGTACGCCCGGGATCGTGTGCAGTCACGCGCGCCGGGCACCCTGCACGACCCGAACCGCGCCGCTGACCCGATCATCGACCAGCCCGACGTCCGCCGGATGCTGCTGACCCAGAAGACCTGGGCAGCCGGATTTCGGATGCTGCTGATCTGGCTCGCCTCGCGGATCGACGTCGAGGCGCACTCGCAGGACGCCGACGAGGCCAAGCGCGCCGGCGACCTGCTGGCGCTGCTCACCCCGGTGGCCAAGGCCTTCGTGACCGACCGGGCCGTGGAGTCCAGCACGCTCGCCATGCAGACCTTCGGCGGCGCGGGCTACATCGTCGAGTCCGGCATCGAGCAGACCTACCGCGACGGCCGCATCCTGGCCATCTACGAAGGTACGAACGGCGTGCAGGCCTTCGATTTGCTCGCCCGCAAGACGCTTTCCGACGACGGGGCTCGGCTGCGGACCTTCACCGGCATGGTGCGCGAGCTCGACTCCGAGCCGCACGGCGCCCGGCTCGCGGCGCTCGCCGACCGCATCGAAGCAGTCGTGCCGGTCATCGCCGAGGACCGCACCGACGACCCGGCGCGCGTGGGCGCCAGCGCCTTCGACTTCCTGGTGAGCGTCGGTCATCTGGCCGTCGGCTACTTCCTGGCTCGCGCCGCCGCGGTCGCCGATGCCGCGGGCGAGGAGGCCTCCGCGGTCGCCCGCAAGCACCGGGCCCTGGCGGCCTACTTCTTCGATCGGCTACTGCCGGACGCCGAGGCGGCGCTCGCCCGTAGCGAGTGCGGCACCGGCAGCCTCATGGACCCCGCCGCGCTCGGAGCCTGA
- a CDS encoding PAS domain-containing sensor histidine kinase, producing the protein MAISDGDAEGLARLFHGIVEQSVAGIYLIQDGVLSYVNATYAELFGTVPERLVGRPLAEVAPLEQRESLLAQYDRRISGSDPHSRFQIRTKVRGSERIIEIHGSRVEYDGRPAVVGMGVDVTIREQATERLRALNEVVETIQDRERQRIAMELHDDLGGTLPAIKFDLSRLARIASADERGTELAGLAADTVALVQQAIDATRRISNDLSPTGLIHLGLAEALRELGRAHEARYGVPVTVRIGEVPDALDDTMTRDLFRMTQELLTNVARHAAATRVRVQLDRDGQQLRLRVSDDGRGLPDEPGEGFGLFGIAERARRNGGTFETSPAPGGGLLAEGRVSWPGE; encoded by the coding sequence TTGGCGATCTCGGACGGCGACGCCGAGGGCCTCGCCCGCCTCTTCCACGGCATCGTCGAGCAGTCGGTGGCCGGGATCTACCTGATCCAGGACGGCGTCCTGAGCTATGTCAACGCGACCTACGCGGAGCTCTTCGGCACCGTCCCGGAGCGGCTCGTCGGCCGTCCGCTCGCGGAGGTCGCGCCGCTCGAGCAGCGCGAGTCACTGCTCGCGCAGTACGACCGCCGGATCAGCGGCAGCGACCCGCACTCACGCTTCCAGATCCGCACGAAGGTGCGCGGCAGCGAGCGGATCATCGAGATCCATGGCTCCAGGGTCGAGTACGACGGGCGGCCGGCGGTGGTCGGCATGGGCGTCGACGTGACGATCCGCGAGCAGGCGACCGAGCGATTGCGCGCGCTCAACGAGGTGGTCGAAACGATCCAGGACCGCGAGCGGCAGCGCATCGCCATGGAACTGCACGATGACCTCGGCGGGACCCTCCCCGCCATCAAGTTCGACCTCAGCCGGCTGGCGCGCATCGCCAGCGCGGACGAGCGGGGCACCGAGCTCGCGGGGCTGGCTGCGGACACCGTCGCGCTGGTGCAGCAGGCCATCGACGCGACCCGGCGGATCTCCAACGACCTCAGCCCGACAGGGCTCATCCATCTCGGGCTCGCCGAGGCGCTGCGCGAACTCGGTCGCGCGCACGAGGCGCGCTACGGCGTGCCGGTCACGGTACGGATCGGCGAGGTCCCCGACGCGCTCGACGACACGATGACGCGTGACCTCTTCCGTATGACCCAGGAGCTGCTGACCAATGTGGCGCGGCACGCGGCGGCGACCCGGGTGCGGGTCCAGCTCGACCGCGACGGGCAGCAGCTGCGGCTGCGGGTGAGCGACGACGGTCGCGGCCTGCCGGACGAGCCGGGCGAGGGCTTCGGGCTGTTCGGGATCGCCGAGCGGGCCCGCCGCAACGGCGGGACCTTCGAGACCTCGCCGGCCCCCGGGGGCGGGCTGCTGGCCGAGGGGCGAGTGTCGTGGCCCGGCGAGTGA
- a CDS encoding MaoC family dehydratase, with protein MSAPRYEEIEAGHQLPDQDVAITRADLVRYAGASGDFNIIHWNERTAREVGLPDVIAHGMLTMAKGANLVVAWVGDPARVEEYGVRFAKPVPVPDDADGATVRFSAKVAKKLEDGRVRIDVEARCDGEKVLSMARAVVRLD; from the coding sequence ATGAGCGCGCCGAGGTATGAGGAGATCGAGGCCGGCCACCAGCTGCCCGACCAGGACGTCGCGATCACCCGGGCCGATCTGGTCCGTTACGCCGGCGCCTCTGGCGACTTCAACATCATCCACTGGAACGAGCGGACGGCCCGCGAGGTCGGCCTTCCCGACGTCATCGCCCACGGCATGCTCACCATGGCCAAGGGCGCGAATCTCGTCGTCGCGTGGGTCGGCGATCCCGCTCGGGTGGAGGAGTACGGCGTCCGCTTCGCCAAGCCGGTGCCGGTCCCGGACGACGCCGACGGCGCGACCGTCCGCTTCTCGGCGAAGGTGGCCAAGAAGCTCGAGGACGGCCGGGTACGCATCGACGTCGAGGCTCGCTGCGACGGTGAGAAGGTGCTGTCGATGGCGCGCGCGGTCGTTCGCTTGGATTAG
- a CDS encoding MaoC family dehydratase N-terminal domain-containing protein — MPLDASFIGREYPPMPAYEVGREKIREFADAIGDDNPAYRDPEAARALGHRDVIAPPTFAIVVSMPVINQAAFDPELGLDYTKVVHGEQKFAYSRPIHPGDRLVGVLHIDNIRAAAGNDILTVRAELSTEDGEHVVTATGMLVARGTAGSAA; from the coding sequence ATGCCCTTAGATGCCAGCTTCATCGGCCGTGAGTATCCGCCCATGCCGGCGTACGAGGTCGGTCGCGAGAAAATCCGCGAGTTCGCCGACGCGATCGGCGATGACAACCCCGCCTACCGTGATCCCGAGGCTGCGCGTGCCCTCGGCCACCGCGACGTGATCGCGCCGCCGACCTTCGCGATCGTCGTCTCGATGCCGGTGATCAACCAGGCCGCCTTCGATCCTGAGCTCGGCCTGGACTACACCAAGGTCGTGCACGGCGAGCAGAAGTTCGCCTACTCGCGCCCGATCCACCCTGGCGACCGGCTGGTCGGCGTCCTGCACATCGACAACATCCGCGCCGCGGCCGGCAACGACATCCTCACCGTGCGGGCCGAGCTCAGCACCGAGGACGGCGAGCACGTCGTCACCGCGACCGGGATGCTCGTGGCGCGCGGCACCGCTGGGTCAGCGGCATGA
- the rpmG gene encoding 50S ribosomal protein L33 — translation MASTDVRPKITLACQECKNRNYITNKNRRNDPDRLELKKYCNTCRKQQVHRETR, via the coding sequence GTGGCTTCCACCGACGTACGACCGAAGATCACCCTGGCTTGCCAGGAGTGCAAGAACCGCAACTACATCACCAACAAGAACCGCCGGAACGATCCCGATCGTCTCGAGTTGAAGAAGTACTGCAACACCTGCCGCAAGCAGCAGGTACACCGCGAGACCCGCTAG
- a CDS encoding YajQ family cyclic di-GMP-binding protein, with amino-acid sequence MADPSFDVVSKVDHQEVDNALQQASKELSQRFDFRGTDTTIEWSGNEAIVLTSSTDDRIKAALEVFKEKLVKRGISLKAFEAGEPQSSGKGYKLAGKIIEGIDSEKAKKISKFIRDAGLKGVQAQIQGDQLRVSGKKKDHLQEVISLLKNEDFGVALQFTNYR; translated from the coding sequence ATGGCAGACCCGTCGTTCGACGTCGTGAGCAAGGTCGATCACCAGGAGGTCGACAACGCCCTCCAGCAGGCATCGAAGGAGCTCTCGCAGCGCTTCGACTTCCGCGGCACCGACACGACCATCGAGTGGTCGGGCAATGAGGCCATCGTGCTGACCTCCTCCACGGACGATCGCATCAAGGCTGCCCTCGAGGTCTTCAAGGAGAAGCTCGTCAAGCGCGGCATCAGCCTGAAGGCGTTCGAGGCCGGCGAGCCGCAGTCCTCCGGCAAGGGCTACAAGCTGGCCGGCAAGATCATCGAGGGCATCGACTCGGAGAAGGCCAAGAAGATCTCCAAGTTCATCCGCGACGCGGGCCTGAAGGGCGTCCAGGCGCAGATCCAGGGCGACCAGCTGCGGGTGTCGGGCAAGAAGAAGGACCACCTGCAGGAGGTCATCTCGCTGCTGAAGAACGAGGACTTCGGCGTCGCCCTGCAGTTCACCAACTACCGCTAG
- the rfbA gene encoding glucose-1-phosphate thymidylyltransferase RfbA — MKGIILAGGSGTRLHPITKATSKQLLPVFDKPMVYYPLSALMLADIRDILLISTPADLPSFQRLLGDGSQWGINLTYAEQAHPNGLAEAFILGREHVGGDSVALVLGDNIFYGQGFSSMLQREASDLAGCTLFGYQVKDPERYGVGEADDSGKLISIEEKPARPRSNRAITGLYFYDNRVLDIAAGLKPSDRGELEITDVNKQYLEWDAARLVDLGRGFAWLDTGTHDSLLEAGQFVQVLEHRTGVRIACPEEVALRMDYIDAQTCYRLGTELAKSDYGKYLMRVAETFGARAT, encoded by the coding sequence ATGAAGGGCATCATCCTGGCGGGCGGTAGCGGTACGCGGCTGCACCCGATCACCAAGGCCACCAGCAAGCAGCTACTGCCGGTCTTCGACAAGCCGATGGTCTACTACCCGCTGTCCGCGCTGATGCTGGCCGACATCCGCGACATCCTGCTCATCTCGACCCCGGCCGACCTACCGAGCTTCCAGCGGCTCCTGGGCGACGGGTCGCAGTGGGGAATCAACCTCACCTACGCCGAGCAAGCACACCCGAACGGCCTCGCGGAGGCCTTCATCCTGGGCCGCGAGCACGTCGGCGGCGACTCGGTGGCGCTCGTCCTCGGCGACAACATCTTCTACGGACAGGGCTTTTCCAGCATGCTGCAGCGGGAGGCGTCAGACCTCGCCGGTTGTACGCTGTTCGGCTACCAGGTCAAGGATCCGGAGCGGTACGGCGTCGGAGAGGCCGACGATTCCGGCAAGCTGATCTCGATCGAGGAGAAGCCGGCCCGGCCAAGGTCCAACCGGGCGATCACCGGCCTGTACTTCTACGACAACCGGGTCCTGGACATCGCTGCGGGCTTGAAGCCCTCCGATCGCGGGGAGCTCGAGATCACCGACGTCAACAAGCAGTATCTCGAGTGGGACGCCGCCCGCCTGGTCGATCTCGGGCGTGGGTTCGCCTGGCTGGACACCGGCACCCACGACTCACTACTCGAGGCAGGTCAGTTCGTGCAGGTGCTCGAGCACCGCACGGGCGTGCGGATCGCCTGCCCCGAGGAAGTCGCGCTACGCATGGACTACATCGACGCGCAGACCTGCTACCGGCTGGGCACCGAGCTTGCGAAGTCCGACTACGGCAAATACCTCATGCGCGTCGCCGAGACCTTTGGCGCCCGGGCGACCTGA
- a CDS encoding succinate dehydrogenase cytochrome b subunit — MFLKLLMALSGALFVFYVLMHMYGNLKILWGEEPFNDYAHSLRTLLMPILPEGGFLWLFRLLLIVAVIAHIYSAFRLWARANNARPDRYAAARAAKAGLRSKMMRWGGVALLLFLIWHLLQFTIVKFNVNGDVSNTVVEDNPYQLVHAAFSVWWVVLIYVLAMIALAMHLFHGVWSMAQTLGWTQTASARRTWKTIANVIAAVVTIGFIIPPIAIIAGLL, encoded by the coding sequence GTGTTCCTCAAGCTGTTGATGGCACTGTCCGGCGCCCTGTTCGTGTTCTACGTCCTCATGCACATGTACGGCAACCTCAAGATCCTGTGGGGCGAGGAGCCGTTCAACGACTACGCGCACTCGCTGCGAACGCTGCTCATGCCGATCCTGCCCGAGGGCGGATTCCTCTGGCTGTTCCGGCTGCTGCTGATCGTCGCGGTGATCGCGCACATCTACAGCGCCTTCCGGCTGTGGGCCCGCGCCAACAACGCGCGCCCGGACCGGTACGCCGCGGCCCGCGCGGCCAAGGCCGGCCTGAGGTCCAAGATGATGCGCTGGGGTGGCGTGGCGCTACTGCTGTTCCTGATCTGGCATCTGCTGCAGTTCACGATCGTGAAGTTCAACGTCAACGGCGACGTCTCGAACACCGTCGTCGAGGACAACCCCTACCAGCTCGTGCACGCCGCCTTCTCGGTGTGGTGGGTGGTGCTCATCTACGTGCTCGCGATGATCGCGCTGGCGATGCACCTGTTCCACGGCGTGTGGAGCATGGCGCAGACCCTTGGCTGGACCCAGACGGCGTCCGCCCGACGCACCTGGAAGACGATCGCAAACGTCATCGCCGCCGTCGTCACCATCGGCTTCATCATTCCGCCGATCGCCATCATCGCCGGGCTGCTCTAG